The Prinia subflava isolate CZ2003 ecotype Zambia chromosome 23, Cam_Psub_1.2, whole genome shotgun sequence region ggtgggggtcaggctCTTCTGCCATGTCTCAAGTGAAAGAATCAGAGGAACTGGCCTTAAGTTGTGCTGGAGAGGTTCAGATTAGatactacattttttttccactgcaggagtggtcaggcattggaataaattgcccagggaagtggtggagtcacagtctctggaagtgtttaagaggcatctggatgtggcacttggggatatCATTTAGAGGTGTTGATGATGGTGTTGGGTTCTCTTCCAGCCTTGCTGATGCCAAGATTTACTGTGACaatgtcttttttgtttgtttgtttttgtttattcctAGGGCCACGTGAAACTCTCAGATTTTGGTCTATGTACTGGACTGAAGAAAGCCCACAGGACAGAATTTTACAGGAACTTGAATCACAGTCTTCCCAGTGACTTCAGTAAGTTCTTTGGCTCCAAAGGGTATCTGCTTGGTTGCTCTTGGGTCCTGACACAACTCATTTCAGTGTGAGGGTGTGGCTGCAGTGAGGAGTCTAAATTTTCactttctgtgaaataaaaataatttcagttacTTTAAACccattttcatttccagcagTTTGTCTCTGAAACAGACTCTGCTGAAGCCCTTTGCACGTGTAATAAAATGAGAACTCAGTGAGTTGGTAGCTGCTGGCTGCATCTCAAGTGTTACTGAAATTAATaaagcagcacagcctctgAGTACCCAGGATTATTCTCTGAGGGGAATAGCTTGGATCATGGAGACATCAACCCTGAAAATGTGATTTGCTAATGAAAGGCTTGATTAGATGTTGCCCATATTTCACAGGTTTGGAAGTTGCTGAGAGATTTATGTTTGGGATATTGACACACATCTTAAACGAGATCTTTAGTGTAAAGGTTTGAGGGTAAATATATATTGGGTGTCCAGCAGGATTCAGTCACAGCTATTGAATCTCCTTCAGCTTTCCAGAACATGAATtccaaaaggaaagcagagacgTGGAAGAGGAATCGGCGGCAGTTGGTGAGTGGGTTCCACCTGCTTGGAAATGTTCCTGCTGAGGTGTTGCATCCAAATGGAACATGGATTTACATTAAGTTTTTAATGTATCTGGGTTCTGGACAAtcctgaaaggaaaagattgaggcattttttaaaaagaaaaggaatgacTCTGGTTTGTCCTTCATCCATCTGCTGAACAGCTGGTGACATATGTGCTAGAGACAGCACTGCCATAATTATTTACATGGATATCTGAAGTCTCCCAGCCAAAACGATCAGTTCTTGCCACTTCCCATCTCACACAGGGCTGCTGGCCCATTCCAAGGTGACCCATTCCAGGACAGTGATAcccttccctgttttcctgatGCTATTTTAAGATTCTCTCACATGAAGATGTTGATTTTGTCTCTACATATCTTGGAAGAAAGGCTTTAAATACCTTTGCTAAAGGATCTCAGAGACAATCTGGTGTCTTCCTCTAAATAACCACTGTTGTGGAAGTTCCCATGTCCATGGCAGGCAGTTTTCCCTACAGATGTGTAACTACTGGTGTTTGTTCCAGGCCTTTTCCACGGTGGGAACTCCAGATTACATTGCTCCTGAGGTTTTCATGCAGACTGGATACAACAAGCTGTGTGACTGGTGGTCCCTGGGGGTCATCATGTATGAGATGTTGATAGGTAAGgaacaggcagggcagggctgtagGCGGGAACGGTGGAGCAGGACATCAGAAtattcacagaatcccagaatcccagattggtttgggttggaagggatcttaaagctcatccagtcccacccctgccatgagcagagacaccttccactgtcccaggctgctccaagccctgtccaacctggccctggccacttccagggctgggacagctacatcttccctggacagcctaTTTCTGTGCTTGGGGTCAAGTTCCCAGAGCATCCACTCCTTGCCTGGTCTTTGAGGTGTGTTCTGACTTCAGGAATTAGTTTTGCTTGGATCCAGGattgtatttttgtttcttttcaggtTATCCACCATTCTGTTCTGAGACTCCTCAAGAGACGTATAAGAAAGTGATGAACTGGAAGGAGACCCTGACATTTCCTCCAGAGGTTCCAATCTCTGATAAAGCAAAGGATCTTATTTTAAGGTGCCAGCCCCATGGTTTGCCAGTTAATACAGCGCTAATTTTCTTGTCTTGTCTCTATATTCTGTGCCTCTCATGTTTCACATGGAAAAACCCTGATGCTACAAACTCTTACACACATGCATCAAATGCATTACTTTTGTCTCTGAGGCCATTTAGTGGTTCCCTGTGCTAAAAAGGAGCTCCCATGGAAGTGCTGCTACTGTGGCAAAATGTTTCTGCTCCTTATTTTGCCTGCAAGCTTCTCATGGAATGACAAAAGTTCAATCCTTTTGACAGAGCTGACTTCTTGCAACAGCAATGATTTTGCCTTTGTATGCACTAGAGCATACAAATGTATCCCAGTGCTTGTTGACTCATTTGTACTTCAGTATCTGTTCTcagaacagaaatataaatgtCTGGCTCTTTAGGCTTTATAtgttctcctgctctgctctggtccTGAAATAGAAAGGTCACATTTTCCTGTTGTGAAGGAATAGCACATCTTAACTGTGGCATTGGACATGACATTCCTGCACATAACTTTGTGTGTTGGTTTTCCTGTGGAAGTTCTTAGTCTGTTCCATTTATATGTTAAGAAACTGCAGCAGTATCAGTTCAGAAAGCTGTTCCATTTCTGGATGGAATGCTTTCGTTTTCATTCTCCCTTCATTTTCATTCTTCCTTCCATCCCAGATTTTGCTGTGAATGGGAGCACAGAATTGGTGCATCTGGTGTGGAGGAAATAAAGAGTAACCCATTCTTTGAAGGGGTTGATTGGGAGCACATCAGGTAAGATGCTTTGCAGAAAAGCAACTGCTCTTCTCTAGGGGCTGCTCAGGCCAGCCCTggtctgcagcagggagcagctgacTGGCATTTATCATATCCAGCTGTGGGGGACAGCATTTTGCTCTGCCTGAAGCTTGCTGAGGTTTAGGTACTTTCAATCTTATGTTAAGAAATGGAAGGTGGCTGAATCCTGCTTTGTCTGCCTTTGAAATCTCAATGCTCCATCTGCTCTTCTTGGCAGGGAGAGACCTGCTGCGATTTCAATAGAAATTAAAAGCATTGATGATACCTCAAACTTTGATGAATTTCCAGAATCTGATATCCTTAAACCAACAGGTAAATAATTGTTTGATTCTCTGTGTAAaccttcctcttctcctgtaGAATAATCCTTCCTGTTAGTCAGATCTTACTAGATGCTGATTCTTTTTTAATCATGACCAAAGAGCTTGGAAGCCTtgcagtgcagggctgcaagCTGGAATTTGGGTTCCAGGAGATGCAGGCTTGTAAATGATGTGGGAGTTGCCTGAGAAAGGGCAGCTCTCAAAGGCAGTGGAGCTTCCAGAAAGTTCAAATCTCAGCAGGGCCTGAGAGCCCAATGCTGCAGGTTCCCCTCAGTGCTGATTCCTGCTGGCGCTTGGAGTAGGGGTAGGGAGAGGTGGAACTGAAGGGGATGTTCTGGTGTGAGTCTTTGAAGGATCACAGCAGAGTCACTCATTTGCTCCAGGAGTTTAAaaacagaatcccagactggtttgggttggaagggaccttaaagctcatcccattccaccctgccatggtcagggacacctcccactgtcccaggttgcttcaagccctgtccaacctggcctggaacacttccagggatggggcatccaccacctctctgggcaacctgtgccagtgtttcacaGCTCACATTGTAAAAAACTTCTTCTTTCTAAGTGCTCTGAATCTACCCTCTTTTAGCTTAAAATGCTTGTGCCATGTCCTGTGTCCCAGCAGTTCTTTCCTGGGATTGAAGCATGAAGCTGCATCCTGCGTTTAGGATATTTTGTTCCTTTAGAAACATTCATCCAGTGTTTTGTATAATAAACCCTGCAGTTCCAAAGGATAATTCTATTTCTTCTATGTCTTCCCAGTGGCAACAAGCAACCACCCAGAGACTGACTACAAGAACAAAGACTGGGTTTTTATCAATTACACCTACAAGCGTTTCGAGGGCCTGACAGCCCGAGGAGCAATTCCATCCTATATGAAAGGAGGGAAGTAACACAGCTTTACCTGGGACTTCTGAGCCATGGAATTCTGTTTATACCCATAAAAGAACTTGTCCTTTTTTATTAAAGGAAACTTGAGGGCTATCAACTCTCGGAGAAGACTTCAGGACTCTGTTTTGTTACACACCTGGTTGTtattaaggatttttttcctgcgCCATTGAAAAATTCCACATTTGTATcatctctgctgccagcaccttTTGCTGCTTCAGGAGCAAGAGTGTTTTTTATATTCTTTGCCAGACTGTCCAGTCCATTGGGAGATGAGAGCAAGCTTTCCCTTTGGCATTGCAAAGCACGGGATTCTACAGGACTGTGTCCAGTCCTGCATTAAGTGACAAACTCACTCTGCCAATTCTGCCAGCCCAGTAGCTGAGGACTCCAGGACAGAGGAAACAAAGCAATAATTGAAGCTTGAGACAGACAACTCTCCAGGAAACTGTCTACTCGAAGGACACAACTTGGATTGCCTTAACCTTACTTTGTAGTGCTGTTTTTATAATTCTCCTTGGAAGCCTCCTCAATAGCATTTCTCAGCTCTGTCGCTGTGGCCTCCAGTTCTGGTGCACTTTACTTTTGGTACTAAGTGACCCTCAAGccatttagtattttttttgaAATTGAAAGATTTTGcaacactttttctttcctaaatagAGGAGAAATGGGCCATTTCCTCCACTGAGCGCTGAGTTTTTGGTTACTGTATGTCAGGGTGGATCCATAAACAATGCAGATAAATTACAGCTGGCCACATAAGTGGGTCTGCAAtaagagcagagggagggaaatgCCAGGAACCTGATCCTTGGTGGGCAAGTTGTGcacagctgggccagccccgaggctccccaggctggctgctgctgtttctctgagctctgcagcatcttctgtgGTTTGAAGGCCAAACCCATCTTCTGTGGGTTTTTGCTGTTGGTGTTTAGCAGAACAGGATCAGAATGTTGCTGACAGGGGCCTGCCTGGtgttccctccctgctgtcctggctgttcTGTGGATGGTGGCTCACGGGGTCACTTTTGGGGCAGTGGAACCCACTGTGTCCACTCACTGATTGTTGCCTACTCTAATTTATAAAAGTACATTCAGTTTTGATCAGGTccctccagcagagccccaaAGTGCCTTTCCTTGCCTAAGCCTCTCTCAGAACATGACAGCATTTTGGGAGGGAGGATTCTGCCTCAGCTGAGCTTTTCCCAATTCCTTTTTCTAACCACAGGCTCCACTTTGTGCCTGTTTGTAGTTAACTCTGCAATTCCAGGGGCAGGTGGCATTAACCCTCTGGCCTGTGTGGTTCCAGTCTGGAATTTACAAtcagatattaaaaatacaattcaaTGAGGTTTCTAAAAGTGTCTCTCAATTCAAATTGTTGGATTCCTGCAAACTTCTCTTGGTGCTGAACACTTAACTTTGGAGTACAGACAAGACAAAGCTCCAGTGATgtctcacaggaaaaaaaaggcttccaGGTCTGTTTCGTGCTGATTTTCTTGattagaaaatgaaacaaaatggaTTTGTAGTAGAATTTTTTGATATATATATAGGTGCTTTTAGGGAATGTTTACCTAGATGTCTCTTGACTCGAGTGCCATCTGAAGGACTGGTGGGGGACTGCCAGTACTGTACAGAACTCGTCAGGGTCCTCCCCTCACCAGCCCTGTGCTTTTTGTACGTGTCCCACGAGTTTAGGACTTGCCATCAGCAGTTCAGACAGCAGCTGGATCCTACCAAGCTGAAATGCAAAACGAGCCTTAATTAGGAGTCTCAGGATCTCTGCAGTCTGAAGGGCTCGCTCGATGAACAAGGGCTAAAGGAAGGAATCACTTAGAGGATCAGGCTTGCACCAACTCACCCCTAGATCACATTCTGCTCCCTTTTCATTTGCATGAAGGACTGGTACCAGCTGCTCAAACTGTTCCATTCTTATCCTGAAGTTTCTTCTAGCCATTTGAAAATGATGCCTTATAAGCCATTGGAAGTAATgtaagacaattttttttcaattcctAACAGCTTAGTTACTGCCttaaagcaaaaacaaaaatcaaaatcttttGAAGCTGCTGTGGATTAGGAACAAATGATTTTGAGATAATAGCTTCATTCTTAGCCCTTTACTGAAAGGGatcagcatttttatttataaataccAAAGATGAAAAAGCTAAACATTTTTTAGTTGTGATAAGTTGATGTAAAAAACCAACTCTAGTACTGTGTATTGTGCATTTTTAGTGCTGTGTTTGAAGTGGGACCCCTCACGTGTGGCACTGGAGTCCAAGGTGAAGTTTTCAAAGGCATGAGGAGCAGTTGGGTGCCTCATTCCTGCTGTCTTCCAGCAAAAGTTGGACGTCTTTGAATCCAATCCTGCTGGACACACCTTTGCAGCGAGAGGTTCTGTGTCCCAGGTGCATTGTGAGCCTGCATCCTGTTCCAGTTTTTTACCAACATTAGGGAAAAAAGTGTCTCCTGCAGTGTTTCCTTCCCAGGATCCATACTTCACTGCTAACAGCAAGGATTTTGGATGCCTGTTACATCTCCCATGGTAGCCAaacatttttacatatttttgtgttttgaggTTGTTTGTAtcttttacctctttttttttttttaagatgcaaTTGCTGGATTTTAGAAGTAATTCCAATCTGAATTTCCAATGGATCTGAACACCTTATGCTGCCAGTTCCTCTCTGTATCATGCCTAGCACAAAGCTGCACTAAGTGTTTCTTATCACTGTGCCCTGACTCTGCCTTAACCTCTAAGTTGAAGAAGTgttctgtaaatatttaaaagctgttACAAAATTGCACTGTACAATTTGGCAGGTGTAGTCAACTTTTTACGGAGCGATTTCATTGTGTTGTGTAAATAAAATCCTCTTAGTAAACACACTCTTGTTGGTGTTGTGTTTTCCAAAGAGGAAtcagggaatcctggaatggtttgggttggaagggaatttaaagctcatccagtgccaccctgccgtgggcagggacaccttccactgtcccaggttgctccaagccctgtccagcttgggcttggacatttccagggattcaggggcagccacagctgctctgggcaccctgtgccaggcctgcccaccctcacagggaacaattccttcccaatatcccatctaaccctgccctgtggcagtgggaagccattccccttgtccagGTCCTGATGAAGAGTCCTCCTCCACTTTTCTTGTAGCCCCTCCAGATAATGGAAGGTGCTGTGAGGTCTTCACACAAATCCCACCTTGTTCAAACTCTTAGTGCCCATCCCAAACTTCATCAAAAGAAGCCTGGAAGCACATCCAAGGCTGAAGATGGAAATCAAAGTCAGACCTGCtccaaagctgttttctttgcagacaAGGTAGAAGTGGAGAGCACTTTTCACAGCATTGACCAAAAATCCTGGGGCTTGTTGGAGATGCTGCAGTTTGTGGGTCAGCTGTGGCTTTGGGAGTGTTTGTGCTGCCTTTGGAACATCACTGTCATGAGGGATGAAGTGAACTTTGAGGTCCTCTCAGCCCTAATGGTGGGAACACTTCCCTGCCAAACCAGGCTCTGATGCCAAACTCCTCCTAAGACTTTGGAATCACAACCCACACTTACTTAATgaagcaaggaaacaaaatctTGTAGCTCTCTATGCCCTGCCTGTTCTTCTACTCCacatttaaaaccatttttagAGGAGCCAAAGAAGTCACATATAATTTATACtttaatacagaaaagaaaccatACATCTGGGGTTCAtacacagcacaggagcactTCAGTACATCTAGAGTAAGACAAAAGTTGACCTTGTACTTGAAGTAGGTGActgtgagaggaggaaaagcaaacacttttaaaatttgattcaGTGTTCCAATGGAACTCACTCTactaacaaaatttaaaatccaaaaTGAATAATTACTTGGGAAAGCCAATAAACTACAGTGGGTAAGTGGTAAAAACTGCCTGGAAATCACGGGAGCTGGATAATGTCCATCCCATGCTGAAGGTCCAGTTGATTGCACAGGGAACCACAAGCCCCTACAGGCACTGACAGCCTGTAACTCCCAAGAGGGCCTGGTGCAGTTGAATAAACTGAGTCCTTCCCGAGGCTGAGCTGACCCTGGGCTCAGGGACacactgggtgggatttggtTTGGCTGGACATGGTACTTGAGCTGTCAGGTCCCAAAAGGTGCCTTGAGGTGCAATCCTCAGCACTGATGCCTTGACACCGTCCTGAGGAGCTCTGAACAGCAGCCACACTTCAGTCCTTAGAGCAGGACGTGTGGAACCTCCAATTCCAGCTCAGCTGGGCAACCAACACTCAGTTACTTAAACCTGACACTGCTGGGGAAGTAAATAGACACTGGAAAACACAATCACAGAGCCTGGgggccagcactgctgggcactTGGGGCCTAGGGAGAAGTTCCACCGCTGCTGGGCTCACCAGTGCTTCTGTCTGTCCCGAGGAGCAGCTCATCAGCAAGGCAGGGagtggggctgctctggcccCTGGTGGAGGTTCATGGTCCTTCTTTCCCTACCACACAAACAGCAATTCATCTGGAGCAAAACTGGAGTGTCTGCACATcgccccagctctgtgcaggcacCGAAGGACACTTCTCTTTACTGATCCAATGACACACAGGGAGGAGTTTTCAAAAGTAGCCCAGTGGAATTTGGGCATCTGAACACCTGGGACTCTTAGGAGGTCCTGAAATCTTCCAATAGGCACTTCTTTTTAGAAGAGATCTACTTGCTGCACTTGGGAAAGAAACTAAGAATGGAAACACTGAGAGAATGGAACTTGTGTCCATACGAATGGAAACTAAAATGTGCCTTGGCAGAGATTTGTTACTTGCAACCAAAATTTTCTGCTTGATCTCATTATGTTACTTGCACTGAAAACCACAAACACCAACCAGCAACCAGCAGCAAACTTCACTGCTCAATCCACCATGCTCTTGGCAGtcagaagaacaaaacaaatttgcTTATGTTGCAGCCCTGCCAAAAAAAGGATTAAACTTTCTAGGGCCAGACTGATACACACACCTCAGTTTTGCCAAGACCAGGTAACTCAACACCCATGCAATCCAGGTTTCAACACCTTtgccagagcagcactgccttgCCCAGCTTtgtgagcagctctgtccctctctttctccttggatggtttcagcttttctttgcaCCAGCACCACGTTTAAAATCTCTGGTTTGGGTACACAGAGCTGGGTGCCCTCAGCTCGGCTGGGGCAGTGCAGAACTCGCTGTGTGCTCATCAGGGGTTAAGCCAGCTCCTACACAGAACTCCCACAGGGAACTCAGTGCTGCTCCAATCCACCTGAGCTAACCCAGCCTGGAGTGTGCCTGTTCTTACAGTCACAGCTTTGTTGGCCCTGAATCCAAATCCCCAGAGCCTTACATAAATCAGGATAATACACTCAGAGAAGCAAAGGAGAGTTGTTCCCAGGTATGTGCATTTTTCTCTACTGAGGGCTGGTTTACTACTGGTATTTCTTACCTGCCTGACAGCAAAACAGTCCAGTCAGGTCCAAATTGGGAAGAAAGCAGCTGGCTTTTTAAAGCTAGCAGCTCCTTGGAGAGTCTACAGCAATTCTAAGATTTTACTCAGGTAGTAAAATGGGATCTCCTCCACTGGCTTTATTTGTCTTAGCAGGGGAATGGAGAAGACAACTCAAAGTCTTCAGTATGCACAGTCACCTCCAGAAAGCTTCTTACATCTATTTGGCTATTaagagatttattttattgGTAAAATATCAGCTACAGTCACTTTTGGGTTTTCCTTCAGCATGATCTACTTATTTTACTGAACTTAACAGAAAACATCCCTAAAAACAATGACTCCACCTCACGGAGAAGTACAGATGGGGAATTCCTGGGAGCAGGCATGCTTCCTATGGAACTGGTTCCTCCTTCCCTAGGGCAGCAGTACACCACGCTGGATCCAAAGCCAGGTGGCAGTGCAAACAGATTTCTCCATGCTCAGGGTTTTGCTGTCACGATGTGCTACATTTCTGCTGGTTGATATAGAATATCATCAGTCCTGCTTTGATGTTCACTCCTCTGTAACTCACAGCCAAACAAAGCTGTGCCTAATGGTAAAGGAAAGCTTTGTCTTGACAGGCCCTGAATTTCCTCTCTCATGTCAAACAAGACGTTTCTACACACTTGTGCTCTTCTTTCAGAAGTTTAGATAAAATATTCAGCACCCACAATCCAGAAGCCTTTGTAGTAGAAACAACAGGtcatttctttctgtctgaGGAGACGTTGCTTTTGATTGCACAATTAAGACTATGGAGTGTGGCTCTTTATTAACATGCTTGAAATAGGACAACGTAGTAAGAGCACAAACGAGGATAAAACACCTTGCAGGAGTCTGTGTCCCATCAGCTGGGCTGAAACTACAGCGAGAGGTTCCCACATCCAGCAGGGttctccagcctgagcctcGCTAATCCGGCAGATCGTTAACGACCATTTGGGAGAAGGGGGCGTTCAGCCTGTCCAATTCATCCACTTGTGGGGGGTGATGCATGATAACCTCGTGGTCCTCTGAGACATCATCCCCCACCGTGACCAGGTTTGTCAGGGATTTGCTGCGAACGCACTGGAAATCCACGTGGCGGCTCTtgccctcctccttctcccaggACATCTGGATGAAGGGCCGCTGCACGTAGTTGTAAATCACCTCGGAGCGGCCGCCCGGCCTCCTCTTCACCTTCTCCTTGCAGGTGGGGTAccctggaaacacagacagacACTCAGCTCCACTGCACCTTTCTGACTCACAGAGGGACAACAGGATTCCAGAACATCCAGGGAGGAGTGAACTGTGGGGTCAGTGTACAAATCAGTAAACAAATGCTCAGATTGCACATTTAGCATTATTGGCTTGCTAAAGACTGTCTCTTTTCCCCTGCAAAGGTGTTCTGGAAGGCTGGACATCCTTCCAGAAGGAAAACGTAaagttccaggagcaggtcagCCCCGTGTGCCAAAAGAT contains the following coding sequences:
- the STK38 gene encoding serine/threonine-protein kinase 38, which gives rise to MAMTGPTPCSSMSNHTKERVTMTKVTLENFYSNLIAQHEEREMRQKKLEQMMEEEGLKDEEKRIRRSAHAQKETEFLRLKRTRLGLEDFESLKVIGRGAFGEVRLVQKKDTGHVYAMKILRKADMLEKEQVGHIRAERDILVEADSLWVVKMFYSFQDKLNLYLIMEFLPGGDMMTLLMKKDTLTEEETQFYIAETVLAIDSIHQLGFIHRDIKPDNLLLDSKGHVKLSDFGLCTGLKKAHRTEFYRNLNHSLPSDFTFQNMNSKRKAETWKRNRRQLAFSTVGTPDYIAPEVFMQTGYNKLCDWWSLGVIMYEMLIGYPPFCSETPQETYKKVMNWKETLTFPPEVPISDKAKDLILRFCCEWEHRIGASGVEEIKSNPFFEGVDWEHIRERPAAISIEIKSIDDTSNFDEFPESDILKPTVATSNHPETDYKNKDWVFINYTYKRFEGLTARGAIPSYMKGGK